In Oscillospiraceae bacterium, a genomic segment contains:
- the ade gene encoding adenine deaminase, with protein MLNYQKSLKAVIGKQKADKVFLNARVVNVYSGEILKADIAICGDTIVGVGDYKGETEIDLGGKIVIPGLIDAHLHLESAAARPEETVSLCAKSGTLGFIIDPHEAANVAGSAGIDYMLEATADLPADVYMMLPSCVPSIPTEDNGGVFDIEMMKKYLDNPRVLGLGEVMDIPAVVSKDKAMAEKLQLFTNRIIDGHIGEKNDKEIAACRLASIITDHECCDIDSAIRQLRAGFWVFIREGSAAHNLEALVKGILEKNLPTERFCMCTDDKHIADIKREGHIVANIRKAVALGLDPIEAIKMATVNPAACYGLKEIGAIAPGKKANFVVVEDLKDFKIKDVYYHGESVLYTDMKKMQIPTILKKTVNIVNVNASQLRLETSGQKTPVICIVPGQILTEREDVVLPHSDGPFVPDRIYNKVAVFERHKATGKVGVAALKGFGIENGAIASTVAHDSHNLIVVGDNDRDILVAVSALIERQGGYALVKNGRVINLVGLEVLGLMPVSNADFVQNEIARLIKNAHEMGVNTGIDPLVTLSFLSLPVIPKLRITTGGLYDTLKGEYLKIQG; from the coding sequence ATGCTTAATTATCAAAAATCACTCAAAGCGGTCATCGGCAAGCAAAAAGCGGACAAGGTCTTTTTAAACGCTCGGGTGGTCAATGTCTATTCCGGCGAGATTTTAAAGGCCGATATCGCGATTTGCGGAGATACAATCGTCGGCGTTGGGGACTATAAAGGCGAAACCGAAATCGACCTCGGCGGCAAAATCGTCATCCCCGGATTGATTGACGCGCATCTGCACCTTGAATCCGCTGCGGCGAGGCCTGAGGAAACCGTATCGCTCTGCGCAAAAAGCGGAACACTCGGTTTTATCATCGACCCTCACGAAGCCGCAAATGTCGCGGGTAGCGCGGGGATCGACTATATGCTTGAGGCAACTGCCGATCTTCCGGCGGATGTATACATGATGCTTCCGTCTTGTGTACCGTCGATTCCGACCGAGGACAACGGCGGGGTTTTCGATATCGAAATGATGAAAAAATACCTCGATAACCCACGTGTATTAGGTCTTGGCGAAGTCATGGATATCCCAGCCGTCGTCAGTAAAGACAAGGCAATGGCGGAAAAATTACAGCTGTTTACGAACCGAATCATAGACGGACACATCGGGGAAAAGAACGACAAAGAGATCGCTGCCTGCCGTTTGGCGAGCATCATAACCGACCACGAGTGTTGTGACATCGACTCGGCTATTCGGCAGCTGCGCGCGGGTTTTTGGGTTTTTATCCGTGAAGGCAGTGCAGCGCACAATTTGGAAGCGCTCGTTAAAGGGATCCTCGAAAAGAACCTGCCGACCGAGCGATTTTGCATGTGTACCGACGACAAGCACATCGCTGATATCAAGCGCGAGGGACATATTGTCGCAAATATCAGAAAAGCCGTTGCGTTGGGTCTTGATCCGATCGAAGCAATAAAAATGGCTACGGTTAACCCGGCGGCTTGTTACGGATTAAAAGAAATCGGTGCAATCGCACCCGGCAAAAAGGCAAATTTCGTTGTCGTCGAGGATTTAAAGGATTTTAAAATCAAAGATGTCTATTACCACGGCGAGAGCGTTTTATATACCGATATGAAAAAAATGCAAATTCCGACGATTCTTAAAAAGACAGTCAATATCGTAAATGTCAATGCATCGCAACTCCGGCTTGAGACCTCGGGGCAAAAAACGCCGGTGATCTGTATTGTCCCCGGCCAAATTCTGACCGAGCGCGAGGATGTGGTTTTGCCGCATTCCGACGGCCCTTTTGTTCCCGACAGAATTTATAATAAAGTCGCTGTTTTTGAGCGGCACAAAGCCACCGGTAAAGTTGGGGTTGCCGCACTCAAAGGTTTCGGCATAGAGAATGGCGCGATCGCCTCTACGGTCGCACACGATTCCCACAACCTGATCGTCGTGGGAGATAACGACCGTGATATACTCGTTGCAGTCTCAGCATTGATTGAGCGGCAGGGCGGATATGCGCTCGTTAAAAACGGCAGAGTCATTAATCTGGTTGGCCTCGAAGTTTTGGGTTTGATGCCGGTTTCAAACGCTGATTTTGTGCAAAACGAAATCGCCCGGCTGATTAAAAACGCCCATGAAATGGGCGTGAACACAGGTATCGATCCGCTGGTGACATTATCGTTTTTATCCCTGCCCGTGATTCCAAAGCTTCGCATCACGACCGGAGGTCTTTATGATACCCTCAAAGGTGAATATTTAAAAATTCAGGGTTAA
- a CDS encoding PaaI family thioesterase, producing MDLTEKAKEFFKADIYAVETTGIEILEVKPNYAKCRLYISPKHLNAANTVMGGAIFTLADLTFAVAANSCGIMTQSLTSQIAFLSVAKGQILFAEATCVKGGKSTCYFIVDVTDELGTKVASVSATGFRKACKAM from the coding sequence ATGGATCTGACCGAAAAAGCAAAAGAATTTTTTAAAGCCGATATCTACGCCGTTGAGACAACCGGTATTGAGATTTTGGAAGTTAAGCCGAATTATGCCAAATGCCGCCTTTATATTTCACCGAAACACCTAAACGCGGCGAACACCGTCATGGGCGGCGCAATCTTCACGCTGGCTGATTTAACGTTTGCGGTCGCTGCCAATTCCTGCGGGATCATGACCCAATCGCTGACCTCACAAATCGCATTTTTGAGCGTCGCAAAAGGACAAATCCTGTTTGCGGAAGCAACCTGTGTCAAAGGCGGAAAAAGCACCTGCTATTTCATCGTCGATGTTACAGACGAACTTGGCACCAAAGTCGCTTCTGTTTCGGCAACCGGATTTCGAAAAGCCTGTAAAGCAATGTAG
- a CDS encoding alpha/beta fold hydrolase, translated as MKLKKALTGKYVMNSCLGLLAGVTVIPAFALGNLLYNYALNRKFNRINFDKLPSAEHEKSSKECPAPNLFDQDPNDTEWNGIFERRRERQITSDDGLKLFAYQIGDSNVKRQVVMVHGYGGDHTMYRHLAKNFYKAEFSVLIPDLRGHGKSEGKVICMGWNDRLDLIKWVELLVSENPNCELVLFGISMGAATVMMASGEKLPCNVKAIIEDCGYTSAADQFAHCLRFYFNIMPFPLLQYAGLVCRIRGGWGFREASSVKQLKNNRLPTLFIHGSDDNFVPAFMIDEVYAATTGPKEKFVVPGADHAGACCVDPEGYEKVITEFLQKYQK; from the coding sequence ATGAAATTAAAAAAAGCCCTAACGGGAAAATATGTGATGAACAGCTGCCTGGGACTACTGGCCGGCGTCACAGTCATTCCTGCGTTCGCGCTCGGCAATCTGCTCTATAATTACGCGCTCAATCGAAAATTCAACCGGATCAATTTTGATAAACTGCCATCCGCAGAACATGAGAAGTCCTCGAAAGAATGTCCGGCTCCGAATCTGTTCGATCAGGACCCGAATGATACAGAATGGAATGGGATATTCGAAAGGCGCAGAGAGCGTCAGATTACCTCCGATGACGGATTGAAGCTGTTTGCTTATCAAATCGGGGATTCGAATGTGAAGCGCCAGGTCGTCATGGTGCACGGCTACGGCGGTGACCATACGATGTATCGGCATTTGGCAAAAAACTTCTATAAAGCCGAATTTTCCGTCCTGATACCCGACCTGCGCGGACACGGAAAGAGCGAGGGGAAAGTCATCTGCATGGGCTGGAATGACCGGCTTGACCTCATCAAATGGGTCGAGCTGCTCGTCTCGGAAAATCCAAACTGCGAACTCGTACTGTTCGGCATCAGCATGGGTGCGGCCACTGTGATGATGGCTTCCGGGGAAAAATTACCCTGCAACGTCAAAGCGATCATCGAGGATTGCGGATATACTTCTGCGGCCGATCAATTCGCCCATTGCCTGAGATTTTATTTCAACATCATGCCCTTCCCGCTTTTACAATATGCCGGGCTTGTCTGCAGAATTCGCGGGGGCTGGGGATTCCGGGAAGCGAGCTCGGTCAAGCAGCTGAAAAATAACCGCCTTCCGACATTATTTATCCACGGTTCGGATGATAATTTCGTGCCCGCCTTTATGATCGACGAGGTCTATGCAGCGACAACGGGACCGAAAGAAAAATTCGTCGTGCCCGGCGCTGATCATGCCGGTGCCTGCTGCGTTGATCCCGAGGGTTATGAAAAAGTCATCACCGAATTCTTACAAAAATACCAAAAATAA
- the ispE gene encoding 4-(cytidine 5'-diphospho)-2-C-methyl-D-erythritol kinase: MTFFAFYGIFLIEKGVEFLNGIVRALAFAKLNLSLSVLSKRADGFHELHSVMQSISLCDRVTLTLTTEGTIIPGTGTAGEKDITVSAAKAFFQASGVKNPGLLIDIEKNIPIAAGLGGGSADGAAVLCCLNELFRTGLSPSELCAAGFGVGADVPFCIVGSTALVTGAGETVKPLSPIPDCEFLIFSKEAKPGTAQMFAEYDRRFPSEKPTPNILETFDFRGLRSGIHNDFLPLYGDCFDAAFTVIKSRFPVCFGLSGSGPSAFAMFESPDKICENQLISLGYRVIRAKPERRGVSIFG; encoded by the coding sequence TTGACTTTTTTTGCCTTTTATGGTATCTTTTTAATCGAAAAAGGGGTGGAGTTTTTGAACGGTATCGTCCGGGCGCTCGCATTTGCAAAATTAAATTTGTCACTTTCGGTTCTTTCGAAACGCGCGGACGGCTTTCATGAACTTCACTCGGTGATGCAGAGCATTTCGCTCTGCGACCGCGTCACGCTGACCCTCACAACCGAAGGCACAATAATCCCGGGAACCGGCACTGCCGGTGAAAAGGACATCACTGTTTCAGCAGCAAAAGCATTTTTTCAGGCATCAGGCGTGAAAAATCCCGGCCTTCTCATTGATATCGAAAAAAATATCCCGATCGCCGCAGGCCTCGGCGGCGGCAGCGCGGACGGCGCTGCGGTATTATGCTGTCTCAACGAATTGTTCCGAACGGGGCTCTCCCCATCGGAACTCTGCGCCGCAGGCTTCGGCGTCGGCGCCGATGTGCCTTTCTGCATCGTCGGTTCTACCGCTTTGGTAACTGGTGCCGGTGAAACCGTGAAGCCCCTTTCGCCGATTCCCGACTGCGAATTTTTAATTTTCTCAAAAGAGGCGAAGCCGGGTACCGCTCAGATGTTCGCGGAATATGACCGTCGTTTCCCAAGCGAAAAACCGACGCCGAATATTCTTGAAACTTTCGATTTCAGAGGGTTGCGCTCCGGTATACATAATGATTTTCTTCCGCTCTACGGAGATTGTTTCGATGCGGCTTTTACAGTTATAAAGTCCCGTTTCCCCGTTTGTTTCGGCCTCTCCGGCAGCGGCCCTTCCGCTTTTGCGATGTTCGAGAGTCCTGACAAGATTTGTGAAAACCAACTTATTTCGCTGGGATATCGGGTCATTCGCGCCAAACCCGAGCGCAGAGGCGTCAGCATTTTCGGTTAA